CCCCTACACCGACCTGATCTACGCGGTGCCGGGCGCGCGCTCCTTGCAAGCCCCGTGGAGCCGCTTCGTGGTAGACCTCAACCGCGACCGGGACGACGTGGTGGACAACGGCGTCGTGAAGATGATGGACTTCGACCGCCACCCCCTGTACCCCGAGGGCTTTGCCCTGACCTCGGAGGCGCGGGAGGCCCGGCTGCGCCGCTTCTGGGACACCTTCGACGCGGGGGTGAGCGCGGAACTCGCGGGCGCGCGGCTGATGATCGTGGGGCATTCGATGGCCTCACACGGCCCGGTACTTGGCCCCGACACGGGCACGCCCCGCCCCGCGCTGACGCTGATGCTGGGCACGGATGCCGAGCCGACCTTTCCCCGTGACCGCTGGGACGCCCTGCAAGCCGCCTGTGAGGAAGCTTTCGCCCCCGTATTGACGGGCGACCTGACCCGCGTGGCGGTGGGCGACCCGTGGACGACGGACACCTTGAGCCGCAGCCACCACGCGCGCACGGGCATTCCCGCCTTCGGCATCGAGATCAACGTGGCGCTGTACTACGGCGAGTGGGGCGTGGTGCGCGAGGGGGCGCTGAAGGAGTTAAACGCGGCCTTCGGGCGATTCGCGGACGCGGCGCTGGGGCTGGTGTAGGGGCGGTCAACCTGAGCGGCTGAGCCGGTCGACCTCCTTGAGCAGCGTCGGGATACGGTGCGGACCCGCCATGTCCCGGATATGTGCCTTCGCCTCCTCCAGCGGGAGACCGACGGACGTGACGAAGAGCGGATTGCGGCTCTGCCCCCGGAAGACCTCGCACTCCTCCGGCGTACCGTGGAACCTCGTCTTGGCGACCCCGATGATCGGCACCGCACCTCCCAGCGCGTGCCAGAGGTGCATTCCCAGCCCAGGCCGTCCCTCCGCTCCCAGTGACACATACCCGTCGATCATGATGGTCTGCACCTTGCTCAGCACGGGTTGAATGACCGTCATCAGGGCGGGCAGCTCGCGCAGATAGAACTGACCGGGGACGTACTCCTCCAA
Above is a genomic segment from Deinococcus sp. YIM 134068 containing:
- a CDS encoding endonuclease V; the protein is MILAVDVSYSVTGARAAGLLFEDWTSDQAVEVLSATLDNLEEYVPGQFYLRELPALMTVIQPVLSKVQTIMIDGYVSLGAEGRPGLGMHLWHALGGAVPIIGVAKTRFHGTPEECEVFRGQSRNPLFVTSVGLPLEEAKAHIRDMAGPHRIPTLLKEVDRLSRSG
- a CDS encoding N-formylglutamate amidohydrolase; this encodes MTRAPDRDQLLVLTPHPSGAIPADVLRDMLGEDVFDEDKRAAFLRRVFLEGDPYTDLIYAVPGARSLQAPWSRFVVDLNRDRDDVVDNGVVKMMDFDRHPLYPEGFALTSEAREARLRRFWDTFDAGVSAELAGARLMIVGHSMASHGPVLGPDTGTPRPALTLMLGTDAEPTFPRDRWDALQAACEEAFAPVLTGDLTRVAVGDPWTTDTLSRSHHARTGIPAFGIEINVALYYGEWGVVREGALKELNAAFGRFADAALGLV